One genomic window of Polyangium aurulentum includes the following:
- a CDS encoding hybrid sensor histidine kinase/response regulator, translated as MAARILIVDDNESLARNLRDVLEGARELDVEVALAQTGQAALARARREGFDVAVVDVKLPDQSGVDLIRPLREAAPQAEVVLLTGFATVDTAIAALRAGAFAFILKSFRPGELISTVAQALEKIALKREREEYEHRYRAIVDAADVLILGLDAGGKVALWNPRLAAMTGLDPDAAIGGELPEAIFEESDLRRLAGAFETAREEGAATEVEVGVRDAVGAIRRVRWHMSAVRGTGKKVDLVYGIGIDVTARRALERRAADAEALNAMAPLALGLAHEIRNPLNAAVLELHLLSRGIDRLGDAAVRDPMRSRVRIVESEIKRLERLLTDFLELARPRAPQREPVDLSRVVGDVLELEAEAIAANKLELERDLGPGATALGDVEKLKQVVLNLVVNALDVMPEGGTLRAFVGGDDKEVWIGIGDTGPGVDPNILAEIFDPFFTTKAAGTGLGLAIVRKIVDQHGGRVVVDTRKGTGTTVRVIFPKGGGSHSVPPPSVVH; from the coding sequence TTGGCTGCCAGGATCCTGATCGTCGACGACAACGAGAGCCTCGCGCGCAACCTCCGGGACGTCCTCGAGGGCGCCCGCGAGCTCGATGTCGAGGTCGCGCTCGCCCAGACTGGACAGGCCGCGCTCGCGCGCGCTCGCCGGGAGGGGTTCGATGTGGCCGTCGTCGACGTGAAGCTGCCCGATCAGAGCGGCGTCGACCTCATCCGCCCGCTGCGCGAGGCCGCCCCCCAGGCCGAGGTCGTCCTGCTGACGGGCTTCGCGACCGTCGACACCGCGATCGCCGCGCTGCGCGCCGGGGCCTTCGCGTTCATCCTGAAGTCGTTCCGCCCGGGCGAGCTGATCTCGACGGTGGCGCAGGCGCTCGAGAAGATCGCCCTGAAGCGCGAGCGCGAGGAGTACGAGCACCGCTACCGGGCGATCGTGGACGCCGCGGACGTTCTCATCCTGGGCCTCGACGCGGGCGGCAAGGTGGCCCTGTGGAACCCGCGGCTCGCGGCCATGACGGGGCTCGATCCGGACGCGGCGATCGGCGGCGAGCTGCCCGAGGCGATCTTCGAGGAGTCGGACCTGAGGCGCCTCGCGGGGGCCTTCGAGACGGCGCGCGAGGAGGGGGCGGCGACCGAGGTCGAGGTGGGCGTGCGCGACGCGGTGGGCGCGATCAGGCGCGTGCGCTGGCACATGTCGGCGGTGCGGGGGACGGGCAAGAAGGTGGACCTCGTCTACGGGATCGGGATCGACGTGACCGCGCGGCGCGCGCTCGAGCGGCGCGCGGCGGACGCGGAGGCGTTGAACGCGATGGCGCCCCTCGCGCTCGGGCTCGCGCACGAGATCAGGAACCCGCTGAACGCGGCCGTGCTCGAGCTGCACCTGTTGAGCCGCGGGATCGACCGGCTCGGCGACGCGGCCGTGCGCGATCCGATGCGCTCGCGGGTGCGGATCGTGGAGAGCGAGATCAAGCGGCTCGAGCGCCTGCTGACGGACTTTTTGGAGCTCGCGCGCCCGCGTGCGCCGCAGCGCGAGCCCGTGGACCTGTCGCGCGTGGTGGGCGACGTGCTCGAGCTGGAGGCGGAGGCGATCGCGGCCAACAAGCTCGAGCTGGAGCGCGACCTCGGGCCCGGGGCGACCGCGCTGGGGGACGTGGAGAAGCTGAAGCAGGTGGTGTTGAACCTCGTGGTGAACGCGCTCGACGTGATGCCCGAGGGCGGCACCTTGCGGGCATTCGTGGGAGGCGACGACAAGGAAGTGTGGATTGGAATCGGAGATACGGGCCCGGGGGTGGATCCGAACATCCTGGCCGAGATCTTCGACCCCTTCTTCACGACCAAGGCCGCGGGCACGGGCCTGGGATTGGCGATTGTCAGGAAGATCGTGGACCAGCACGGGGGCCGGGTCGTCGTGGATACGCGGAAAGGCACGGGGACGACCGTGCGGGTGATATTTCCGAAGGGCGGGGGATCGCACTCGGTGCCGCCGCCCAGCGTCGTGCATTGA
- a CDS encoding peptidase inhibitor family I36 protein, with amino-acid sequence MMRAKFALVVGLVAAAPLVGEGAALADARDCPRGHVCLWQHVNYRGRMLKFSRSEGWVNLGGAMGFNDQVSSWCNNTGRDAQLSFHTNGGGRTTCLQNNTCSTRVSGDWNDEASSVRITNSARACR; translated from the coding sequence ATGATGCGTGCCAAGTTCGCGCTGGTCGTGGGTCTCGTCGCGGCCGCGCCGCTCGTGGGGGAGGGCGCGGCGCTCGCCGACGCGCGCGATTGTCCGCGCGGTCATGTGTGCCTCTGGCAGCACGTCAATTACCGCGGCCGGATGCTGAAGTTCAGCCGATCCGAGGGCTGGGTCAACCTCGGAGGGGCGATGGGGTTCAACGATCAGGTGTCGTCCTGGTGTAACAACACGGGCCGCGACGCCCAGCTCTCGTTCCACACGAACGGGGGAGGGCGCACGACGTGCCTGCAAAACAATACCTGCTCGACGCGCGTCTCGGGGGACTGGAACGACGAGGCGTCGTCGGTCCGGATCACCAATAGCGCTCGCGCTTGCAGGTGA
- a CDS encoding Na+/H+ antiporter subunit B — MPSVILRAATPVLMVLLIIVSIYALLRGHHEPGGGFVGGLLIASAFSLHVLAYDVPSTRRLLRIAPHQLMALGLSIILLSGVIGLVAGGSFLEGLWATVPVPGLGEVAVGTPVLFDVGVYAAVMGMVLMIILMAAEMHS, encoded by the coding sequence ATGCCCTCGGTGATCCTGCGCGCTGCCACGCCGGTGCTGATGGTGCTCCTGATCATCGTCTCGATTTACGCGCTCCTGCGTGGCCACCACGAGCCGGGGGGCGGGTTCGTCGGCGGCCTCCTCATTGCATCGGCGTTCTCGCTCCACGTCCTCGCGTACGACGTCCCGTCGACGCGACGGCTGCTCCGCATCGCGCCCCACCAGCTCATGGCGCTCGGGCTCTCGATCATCCTCCTTTCGGGCGTCATCGGCCTCGTGGCGGGCGGATCGTTCCTGGAAGGCCTCTGGGCGACCGTCCCGGTGCCGGGGCTCGGCGAGGTCGCGGTGGGGACGCCGGTGCTGTTCGACGTCGGCGTGTATGCCGCCGTGATGGGCATGGTCCTCATGATCATCCTCATGGCCGCGGAGATGCATTCATGA
- the obgE gene encoding GTPase ObgE, producing the protein MRFVDECKVKVVAGDGGNGAVAFRREKYIPFGGPSGGDGGRGGDVIFEGAEGMSTLLDFVYARTVDAERGENGMGSDCHGKGGKDRIEKVPLGTQIKDAETGELIADITAHGQQVVVAKGGKGGRGNIHFASAEERAPRRAEKGDPGEVRELRLELKVLADVGLLGFPNAGKSTFVAAVSKARPKIADYPFTTLTPTLGVVSVGGGLRAGGAHFVVADIPGLIPGASEGVGLGTRFLRHLERTGVLLHLVSIDPGEDRDPLSDYRAIRKELKKYSPELAARPEIVALTKADLPDVQEAYPALKRRFSKSKIKLHLMSAVTGEGVDDVVNALWQIVSEARAAKK; encoded by the coding sequence ATGCGGTTCGTGGACGAGTGCAAGGTGAAGGTGGTGGCAGGCGACGGCGGCAACGGGGCCGTGGCCTTTCGCCGGGAGAAGTACATCCCGTTCGGCGGCCCGTCCGGAGGCGACGGAGGCCGCGGCGGTGACGTGATCTTCGAGGGCGCCGAGGGCATGAGCACCCTGCTCGACTTCGTCTACGCCCGCACCGTCGACGCCGAGCGCGGCGAGAACGGCATGGGCTCGGACTGCCACGGCAAGGGCGGCAAGGACCGGATCGAGAAGGTCCCGCTCGGCACCCAGATCAAGGACGCCGAGACCGGCGAGCTCATCGCCGACATCACCGCGCACGGCCAGCAGGTGGTGGTGGCGAAGGGCGGCAAGGGAGGCCGGGGGAACATCCACTTCGCCTCGGCCGAGGAGCGGGCGCCGCGGCGCGCCGAGAAGGGCGATCCTGGCGAGGTGCGCGAGCTGCGGCTCGAGCTGAAGGTGCTCGCGGACGTGGGCCTGCTCGGCTTCCCGAACGCGGGCAAGAGCACGTTCGTCGCCGCCGTGTCCAAGGCGCGGCCCAAGATCGCCGACTACCCCTTCACGACCCTCACGCCGACGCTCGGCGTGGTGTCGGTCGGCGGCGGGCTGCGCGCGGGGGGCGCGCATTTCGTGGTGGCCGACATCCCGGGGCTCATCCCGGGCGCGAGCGAGGGCGTGGGCCTCGGGACGCGCTTTCTGCGCCACCTCGAGCGCACGGGCGTGCTTTTGCACCTGGTCTCGATCGATCCGGGTGAGGACCGCGATCCGCTCTCCGACTACCGCGCGATCCGCAAGGAGCTGAAGAAGTACAGCCCCGAGCTCGCCGCGCGGCCGGAGATCGTGGCCCTCACGAAGGCCGATCTGCCTGACGTGCAAGAGGCGTATCCGGCGCTGAAGAGGCGCTTCTCGAAGTCGAAGATCAAGCTCCACCTGATGAGCGCGGTGACGGGCGAGGGCGTCGACGACGTGGTCAACGCGCTCTGGCAGATCGTGAGCGAGGCGCGGGCGGCGAAGAAGTAG
- a CDS encoding putative monovalent cation/H+ antiporter subunit A — MLAWAVLSVFFGALLAPILHRVLGRPAGWLFAALPLGVLVSAAQLVPRLLVEGEAYHVSLPWVPSLGVELAVTLDGLSLVFLALICGIGALIVVYASKYLQSDPRLGRFYAYLLLFVGSMAGLVLADDVIVLFVCWELTSVSSFLLIAWDHERAAARTGALTALLVTGGGGLAMLAGFVLLVLSTGETQISRFAGGAVRDSPLYLPILLLVLAGAFTKSAQMPFSFWLPRAMEAPTPVSAYLHSATMVKAGVYLLARLHPTLGGTREWYLVVTVVGAATMVTGAVLAVTQKDLKRILAYSTVSVLGLLTMLLGIGTRAAISAAVVYLVAHSLYKGALFMTAGTLDHETGTRDVTRLRGLARRMPITATAAVLAAISSAGAPPLLGFLAKELFYEAVLASPSMVAILLVASVLSSALLVVVSVMVAYRPFFGGVPAAPTLPHEAPLSLWLGPSALAASSLVFGLSPQWLGDLPGAAATAILGRPAPLEMKVWHGVTPVLGLSVATLLVGVGLFRVLSGRQERLFDAATRLGAWGPTRVYDAAFAGLLRLAEWQTKRLQTGHLRHYLLVTVLTTVVLVGTPLLRSLPFSLSSSGIELPEIALASVILAAAVMATRSSSRLAVVAALGAIGVSVMLIYVIFSALDLALTQIMVEALTVVIFVLVLHHLPRFVRRSPARVWVPDAIVSVIFGATVTLLILMSSTLYPEPILSEFFVAKGYAEAHGRNIVNVILVDFRAMDTLGEATVLCVAGIGVHALLGTRMRKGA, encoded by the coding sequence ATGCTGGCGTGGGCTGTCCTCAGCGTATTCTTCGGAGCCCTGCTGGCGCCGATCCTTCATCGCGTGCTCGGCCGTCCGGCTGGCTGGCTCTTCGCGGCGCTCCCGCTCGGCGTGCTCGTCTCCGCGGCGCAGCTCGTCCCGAGGCTCCTCGTCGAGGGCGAGGCGTATCACGTGTCGCTGCCGTGGGTCCCGTCGCTCGGCGTGGAACTGGCGGTCACCCTGGATGGGCTCTCGCTCGTGTTCCTCGCGCTCATCTGCGGCATCGGGGCGCTGATCGTCGTCTACGCGAGCAAGTACCTGCAATCGGACCCGCGGCTCGGGCGGTTTTACGCGTATCTCCTCCTGTTCGTCGGCTCGATGGCGGGCCTCGTGCTCGCCGACGACGTCATTGTCCTCTTCGTGTGCTGGGAGCTCACGAGCGTGAGCTCGTTTCTCCTCATCGCGTGGGACCACGAGCGTGCGGCGGCGCGCACGGGCGCCTTGACGGCGCTCCTCGTGACGGGCGGCGGCGGGCTCGCCATGCTCGCGGGCTTCGTCCTGCTGGTCCTTTCGACCGGCGAGACCCAGATCTCGCGCTTCGCGGGCGGCGCCGTCCGCGACAGCCCCCTCTATCTGCCGATCCTGCTCCTCGTCCTCGCCGGCGCATTCACGAAATCGGCGCAGATGCCGTTTTCTTTCTGGCTCCCCCGGGCGATGGAGGCGCCCACGCCCGTCAGCGCCTACCTGCATTCGGCCACGATGGTGAAGGCTGGCGTCTATCTCCTCGCGCGCCTGCACCCCACGCTCGGAGGCACGCGAGAATGGTACCTCGTCGTGACCGTCGTGGGCGCTGCCACGATGGTCACGGGCGCGGTCCTCGCGGTCACGCAGAAGGATCTCAAGCGCATCCTCGCCTATTCGACCGTGAGCGTGCTCGGGCTCCTCACCATGCTCCTCGGCATCGGGACCCGGGCGGCCATTTCCGCCGCCGTCGTGTACCTGGTCGCGCATTCCCTGTACAAGGGCGCGCTCTTCATGACCGCGGGGACCCTGGACCACGAGACCGGGACCCGCGACGTCACCCGCCTGCGAGGCCTCGCGCGGCGGATGCCCATCACGGCGACGGCGGCCGTGCTCGCCGCGATCTCGAGCGCGGGGGCGCCGCCCCTCCTCGGCTTCCTGGCGAAGGAGCTTTTCTACGAGGCCGTCCTCGCGTCGCCCTCGATGGTGGCGATCCTCCTCGTGGCCTCGGTCCTCTCGAGCGCCCTGCTCGTCGTGGTGAGCGTGATGGTCGCCTATCGGCCCTTCTTCGGGGGTGTCCCCGCGGCGCCCACGCTCCCGCACGAAGCGCCGCTCTCCTTGTGGCTCGGGCCTTCTGCGCTCGCAGCGTCGAGCCTCGTGTTCGGCCTCTCGCCGCAATGGCTCGGCGACCTGCCGGGGGCGGCGGCGACGGCGATCCTCGGCCGCCCCGCGCCGCTGGAGATGAAGGTTTGGCATGGCGTCACCCCCGTGCTCGGGCTCAGCGTCGCGACCCTCCTCGTCGGCGTCGGGCTCTTCCGTGTCCTGTCGGGTCGGCAAGAGCGCCTCTTCGACGCGGCCACGCGCCTCGGAGCGTGGGGCCCCACCCGCGTGTACGACGCGGCCTTCGCGGGGCTCCTGCGGCTGGCCGAGTGGCAGACGAAGCGGCTCCAGACGGGACACTTGCGCCATTACCTGCTCGTCACCGTCCTGACGACGGTCGTGCTCGTCGGCACGCCTCTGCTTCGTAGCCTCCCCTTTTCGCTCTCGTCGTCCGGCATCGAGCTGCCGGAAATCGCGCTCGCGAGCGTGATCCTCGCGGCCGCGGTCATGGCGACGCGCTCGTCCTCGCGCCTCGCCGTCGTGGCCGCGCTCGGCGCGATCGGCGTCTCCGTCATGCTGATTTACGTGATCTTCAGCGCCCTCGATCTCGCGCTCACGCAGATCATGGTCGAGGCGCTCACGGTCGTGATCTTCGTGCTCGTCCTGCACCACCTGCCGCGCTTCGTGAGGCGGTCCCCGGCGCGCGTCTGGGTCCCGGACGCCATCGTGTCCGTCATCTTCGGCGCCACCGTGACGCTCTTGATCCTCATGTCGTCGACGCTGTATCCGGAGCCGATCCTGAGCGAGTTCTTCGTCGCCAAGGGGTACGCCGAGGCCCACGGGCGGAACATCGTCAACGTGATCCTCGTGGATTTCCGCGCAATGGACACGCTGGGAGAGGCGACGGTCCTCTGCGTGGCCGGAATCGGCGTGCATGCGCTCCTCGGGACCCGCATGCGGAAGGGAGCCTGA
- a CDS encoding universal stress protein — MTFVLATDFSAEAQRAGVIAGGMAERVGEGLHVVHVSTDPRAPFVLGTTEEHLLQDERKALAEAAAALRTNTKIPVEEELCAAPIVDAILGAAERVVATAIVVGGRRRIGPTLGRNVHERLVQQSRVPVLIVRAPQAFEAWLRGERPLRVLVGSDMGAASTRALRFAGDVFARVGPAHIMVACVAAPDETSIRLGLPLPPDGDLLAPAAEAVLRDELAAQIQRACVPVTNVIVRTGTAAPETHLSVLAENERADLLIVGMRKHSWIEKVWAGSVSQGVVRAASTNIACVPRSLVEDKPVVPGPARVVVAATDLSPLGDAAVPLAYRFVADGGEVHLVHVVDAGPFVHRGTRTRDAELVTRLGERIPPEARTKNVRTESRVLFGRAADELVTYVERVGADAICVGTHGRAGLGAVLLGSVSQEVIARSRCPVIVAPVPRE, encoded by the coding sequence GTGACGTTCGTCCTTGCGACCGACTTTTCAGCCGAGGCGCAGCGCGCCGGCGTCATCGCGGGGGGCATGGCCGAGCGCGTCGGCGAGGGGCTTCACGTCGTGCATGTCTCGACGGATCCCCGCGCGCCTTTCGTCCTCGGGACCACGGAGGAGCACCTCCTGCAAGACGAACGAAAGGCGCTCGCCGAGGCAGCGGCGGCTCTCCGGACAAACACGAAGATCCCGGTCGAGGAGGAGCTCTGCGCGGCGCCGATCGTCGACGCCATCCTCGGCGCGGCCGAACGCGTGGTGGCCACAGCCATCGTCGTCGGAGGACGCAGACGGATCGGCCCGACGTTGGGACGGAACGTGCACGAGCGCCTGGTGCAGCAGTCCCGGGTCCCGGTGCTCATCGTGCGCGCGCCGCAGGCGTTCGAGGCGTGGCTGCGCGGCGAGCGCCCGCTGCGCGTGCTCGTCGGCTCCGACATGGGCGCGGCCTCGACGCGCGCGCTCCGTTTCGCCGGGGATGTCTTCGCCCGGGTCGGCCCCGCCCACATCATGGTGGCGTGCGTGGCCGCGCCCGACGAAACGAGCATCCGGCTCGGGTTGCCGTTGCCGCCCGACGGCGACTTGCTCGCGCCTGCGGCGGAGGCGGTGCTTCGCGACGAGCTCGCCGCGCAGATCCAGCGCGCTTGCGTGCCCGTCACGAACGTGATCGTTCGGACCGGGACCGCGGCGCCGGAGACGCACCTCTCGGTGCTCGCCGAGAACGAGCGCGCGGACCTCCTGATCGTGGGGATGCGCAAGCATTCGTGGATCGAGAAGGTCTGGGCCGGCTCCGTGTCGCAGGGCGTGGTGCGCGCCGCGTCGACCAACATCGCCTGCGTGCCCCGCTCGCTCGTCGAGGACAAACCCGTCGTCCCCGGCCCGGCGCGCGTGGTCGTCGCGGCCACCGACCTCTCCCCGCTCGGCGACGCTGCGGTGCCGCTCGCCTATCGGTTCGTCGCCGACGGCGGCGAGGTGCACCTGGTCCACGTCGTCGATGCAGGGCCCTTCGTGCATCGGGGCACGCGCACGCGTGACGCGGAGCTCGTGACCCGGCTCGGGGAGCGCATTCCGCCAGAAGCCCGAACGAAGAACGTGCGCACCGAGAGCCGTGTCCTGTTCGGGCGCGCGGCAGACGAGCTCGTCACGTACGTCGAGCGGGTGGGCGCCGACGCCATTTGCGTCGGGACGCACGGGCGCGCGGGCCTCGGCGCAGTCCTCTTGGGCTCGGTCTCTCAGGAGGTCATCGCCAGGAGTCGGTGTCCGGTCATCGTGGCGCCGGTGCCGCGGGAATGA